Proteins encoded within one genomic window of Actinoplanes octamycinicus:
- the ddaH gene encoding dimethylargininase produces MTAKRYLMCRPTHFAVTYRINPWMDPTAPYDNALAVSQWENLRRVFLDLGHTVDLIEPLPGLPDMVFAANGGTIIDGRALGVQFRDAERADEAPAYAAWFRENGFEVTMPKHDNEGEGDILLAGELLLAGTGFRTAHASHAETQEFLRRPVVTLQLVDPAYYHLDTALCVLDERNIAYLPSAFSPGSQAVLRQLFPDAIIATPEDAAVLGLNAVSDGRNVVLPVQATHLTEELRKAGYHPIGVDVSELRKAGGGPKCCTLEVRS; encoded by the coding sequence ATGACCGCCAAGCGCTATCTGATGTGCCGGCCCACCCACTTCGCCGTCACCTACCGGATCAACCCGTGGATGGACCCGACCGCGCCGTACGACAACGCGCTCGCCGTCTCCCAGTGGGAGAACCTGCGTCGGGTCTTCCTCGACCTCGGTCACACCGTCGACCTGATCGAGCCGCTGCCCGGCCTGCCGGACATGGTGTTCGCCGCGAACGGCGGGACGATCATCGACGGCCGCGCGCTGGGCGTGCAGTTCCGGGACGCCGAGCGGGCCGACGAGGCCCCGGCGTACGCCGCCTGGTTCCGGGAGAACGGCTTCGAGGTGACCATGCCGAAGCACGACAACGAGGGCGAGGGCGACATCCTGCTGGCCGGCGAGCTGCTGCTGGCCGGCACCGGGTTCCGCACCGCGCACGCGTCGCACGCCGAGACCCAGGAGTTCCTCCGTCGTCCGGTGGTCACGCTGCAGCTGGTCGACCCGGCGTACTACCACCTGGACACCGCGCTCTGCGTGCTGGACGAGCGGAACATCGCGTACCTGCCGTCGGCCTTCTCGCCCGGCTCGCAGGCCGTCCTCCGGCAGCTCTTCCCGGACGCGATCATCGCGACCCCGGAGGACGCCGCCGTGCTCGGCCTCAACGCGGTCAGCGACGGTCGTAACGTGGTGCTGCCGGTCCAGGCCACCCACCTGACCGAGGAACTGCGCAAGGCCGGTTACCACCCGATCGGGGTGGACGTCTCCGAGCTGCGCAAGGCCGGTGGCGGACCCAAGTGCTGCACGCTGGAGGTGCGCTCGTGA
- a CDS encoding DUF6412 domain-containing protein → MLLVGYWALAGSALLEPGLSSGPRLVLALALVAAALLVVAAVALPVLTTWLLPGIRAFTRRFRGSAPRLLDPDAAGRPRPRAPTAYPAAA, encoded by the coding sequence ATGCTGCTTGTCGGGTACTGGGCGTTGGCGGGTTCCGCCCTGCTCGAGCCCGGCCTGAGCAGCGGCCCGCGCCTGGTTCTGGCGCTGGCCCTGGTCGCCGCGGCCCTGCTGGTCGTCGCCGCGGTCGCCCTCCCGGTGCTGACCACCTGGCTGCTGCCCGGCATCCGGGCGTTCACCCGCCGCTTCCGCGGGTCGGCGCCGCGCCTGCTCGACCCGGACGCCGCCGGGCGTCCCCGTCCCCGAGCACCCACCGCGTACCCCGCGGCCGCGTAA
- the rocD gene encoding ornithine--oxo-acid transaminase, which translates to MTTVEFRTPEALAAAERWTAHNYHPLPVVVAEAEGAWVTDVDGRRYLDMLAGYSALNFGHRHPGLIAAAHAQLDRLTLTSRAFVHDQFATFCRGLAELCGKDLVLPMNTGAEAVETAIKVARKWGYQVKGVPDGQAEIIVADGNFHGRTTTIVSFSTDPEARADFGPYTPGFVVVPYGDAEALAAAITPNTVAVLLEPIQGEGGVLIPPAGYFAAVREACTAHNVLMVADEIQSGLGRTGKTFAIEHEGVVPDMYVLGKALGGGIVPVSAVAANRDVLGVLKPGEHGSTFGGNALACAVGGAVVELLGTGEFQERSARLGARLQAGLEALIGKGLVAVRCRGLWAGVDIDPALMTGRQACERLAERGVLAKDTHGSTIRLAPPLVITQEDLDHAVAQLAAVLSA; encoded by the coding sequence GTGACGACCGTGGAATTCCGTACCCCGGAGGCGCTGGCCGCCGCCGAGCGCTGGACCGCGCACAACTACCACCCGCTGCCGGTCGTGGTGGCCGAGGCCGAGGGCGCCTGGGTCACCGACGTGGACGGCCGCCGCTACCTGGACATGCTGGCCGGCTACTCGGCGCTGAACTTCGGGCACCGGCACCCCGGCCTGATCGCCGCCGCGCACGCCCAGCTGGACCGGCTCACGCTGACCAGCCGCGCGTTCGTGCACGACCAGTTCGCCACGTTCTGCCGGGGCCTGGCCGAGCTGTGCGGCAAGGACCTGGTGCTGCCGATGAACACCGGCGCCGAGGCGGTGGAGACCGCGATCAAGGTGGCCCGCAAGTGGGGTTACCAGGTCAAGGGCGTGCCGGACGGGCAGGCCGAGATCATCGTGGCGGACGGCAACTTCCACGGCCGGACCACCACCATCGTCAGCTTCTCCACCGACCCGGAGGCGCGGGCCGACTTCGGGCCGTACACGCCCGGCTTCGTGGTGGTCCCCTACGGCGACGCCGAGGCGCTGGCCGCGGCGATCACGCCGAACACGGTGGCGGTGCTGCTCGAGCCGATCCAGGGCGAGGGCGGCGTGCTGATCCCGCCGGCCGGCTACTTCGCCGCCGTCCGCGAGGCCTGCACCGCGCACAACGTGCTGATGGTGGCCGACGAGATCCAGTCCGGCCTGGGGCGGACCGGGAAGACCTTCGCGATCGAGCACGAGGGCGTCGTCCCGGACATGTACGTGCTCGGCAAGGCGCTCGGCGGCGGCATCGTGCCGGTCTCCGCGGTCGCCGCGAACCGGGACGTGCTGGGCGTGCTGAAGCCCGGCGAGCACGGCTCCACCTTCGGCGGCAACGCGCTGGCCTGCGCGGTCGGCGGCGCGGTCGTCGAACTGCTCGGCACCGGCGAGTTCCAGGAGCGGTCGGCGCGGCTCGGGGCCCGGCTGCAGGCCGGCCTGGAGGCGCTGATCGGCAAGGGCCTGGTCGCGGTCCGCTGCCGCGGGCTGTGGGCCGGCGTCGACATCGACCCGGCGCTGATGACCGGCCGGCAGGCGTGCGAGCGGCTGGCCGAGCGCGGCGTGCTGGCCAAGGACACCCACGGCTCGACGATCCGTCTCGCGCCGCCGCTGGTCATCACCCAGGAGGACCTGGACCACGCGGTCGCTCAGCTCGCCGCGGTCCTGTCCGCCTGA
- a CDS encoding ATP-dependent Clp protease proteolytic subunit, translating into MSVEPTMRGGGASFDDQVFERLLRERIIFLGSEVNDEVTNRICAQMLLLASEDPERDIALYINSPGGSISAGMAVYDTMQYIKNDVATIAMGMAASMGQFLLCAGTPGKRYALPHARVMMHQLSGGIGGTAADIAIQAESMLHIKTVMNERIAFHTGHTPEEIERDSDRDRWFTAQQAQEYGIVDHVISKASDVNAVSSLV; encoded by the coding sequence ATGAGTGTTGAACCGACCATGCGCGGCGGCGGCGCGTCCTTCGACGACCAGGTCTTCGAGCGTCTGCTCCGGGAGCGGATCATCTTCCTCGGCAGCGAGGTCAACGACGAGGTGACCAACCGGATCTGCGCGCAGATGCTGCTGCTCGCCTCGGAGGACCCGGAGCGCGACATCGCGCTGTACATCAACTCCCCCGGTGGCTCGATCAGCGCCGGGATGGCGGTGTACGACACCATGCAGTACATCAAGAACGACGTGGCCACCATCGCGATGGGCATGGCCGCCTCGATGGGTCAGTTCCTGCTCTGCGCCGGCACCCCCGGCAAGCGGTACGCGCTGCCCCACGCCCGGGTGATGATGCACCAGCTCTCCGGCGGCATCGGCGGCACCGCGGCGGACATCGCCATCCAGGCCGAGAGCATGCTGCACATCAAGACGGTGATGAACGAGCGGATCGCCTTCCACACCGGGCACACCCCGGAGGAGATCGAGCGCGACTCGGACCGGGACCGCTGGTTCACCGCCCAGCAGGCCCAGGAGTACGGCATCGTCGACCACGTGATCAGCAAGGCCTCCGACGTGAACGCGGTCTCGTCGCTGGTCTGA
- a CDS encoding YidC/Oxa1 family membrane protein insertase produces MSVTGLFHSVVDAAHTAITALAGLLEPVGGLAPALAIVLFTLLVRACLTPLTYLQIRTERRRAALAPEIAKLRKKHKDPMELATATLALQREHGIGPFAGLLPALVQAPFFMVMYRVTLAPPAGTIAGVPLTAHLTAGLPVFAVLIVLAAAIAWWTSRRAVALAATNPMPLPAAGGSDTQQAVALTTTMLKYLPWLSVLAVAWLPLAGGLYLVTSSAWSAAEQVVRRRLVQAATPAPHPARA; encoded by the coding sequence ATGTCTGTCACCGGTCTCTTCCACTCCGTCGTCGACGCCGCCCACACCGCCATCACCGCCCTCGCCGGCCTGCTCGAGCCGGTCGGCGGCCTCGCCCCGGCGCTCGCCATCGTGCTGTTCACCCTGCTCGTCCGCGCTTGCCTGACCCCGCTCACCTACCTGCAGATCCGCACCGAACGCCGGCGCGCCGCGCTGGCCCCGGAGATCGCGAAGCTCCGGAAGAAGCACAAGGACCCGATGGAACTGGCCACCGCGACCCTGGCGTTGCAGCGCGAGCACGGCATCGGCCCGTTCGCCGGCCTGCTGCCCGCCCTGGTCCAGGCCCCGTTCTTCATGGTCATGTACCGGGTGACGCTGGCCCCGCCGGCCGGCACCATCGCCGGCGTCCCGCTCACCGCGCACCTCACGGCCGGCCTGCCGGTCTTCGCCGTCCTGATCGTCCTGGCCGCCGCGATCGCCTGGTGGACCTCCCGCCGCGCGGTCGCCCTGGCCGCCACCAACCCGATGCCCCTGCCCGCCGCCGGCGGCTCGGACACCCAGCAGGCCGTCGCCCTCACCACCACGATGCTGAAATACCTGCCCTGGCTGAGCGTCCTCGCCGTCGCCTGGCTCCCCTTGGCCGGCGGCCTCTACCTGGTCACCTCGTCGGCCTGGTCCGCCGCCGAGCAGGTGGTCCGCCGCCGCCTGGTCCAGGCCGCGACCCCCGCCCCGCACCCGGCCCGCGCCTGA
- a CDS encoding polysaccharide deacetylase family protein: MRSAVDPAATPRSRSARHRATGDTGSWSTVRTEKGPQRSAGSRRSRAKRPVVGSHRAPNTLPLESWLAAAKNRPTTVLGTLVVAGLLITVVPLSQPDSSDPGQLTTAAQAAASAQAAERNKAAQAGGRQQSDGGAKPQGQPVTGGSATPTPEATVTGRPAEDNPARPVPAGAGPGKSLLTTGGRQVALTFDDGPDPVLTPKILAMLGKYQVKATFCLVGSQARKHPELVRQIVAAGHTLCNHTFDHDLTIGKKNAGQIRADLARTNQAIRDAAPGAAIPFFRAPGGNFSDKLVKVAYADGMSSLYWAVDPRDWEHPAGESDAAHIKRVISSVRKQTTPGAIILSHDFNQPDTIAAYQELLPWLVKNFQLGIPSGTGETPVTPATTAPTPATPTPSASATTAPVTPTTTPSASPSSTP; the protein is encoded by the coding sequence GTGCGTTCCGCAGTGGACCCCGCCGCCACGCCGCGGAGCCGGTCCGCCCGGCATCGCGCGACCGGGGACACCGGGTCGTGGAGCACCGTGCGTACCGAGAAGGGCCCGCAGCGGTCCGCCGGCTCCCGGCGGTCCCGGGCGAAGCGCCCGGTCGTCGGCTCGCACCGCGCACCGAACACGCTGCCGCTGGAATCCTGGCTGGCCGCGGCCAAGAACCGGCCGACCACCGTGCTCGGCACCCTGGTGGTGGCCGGGCTGCTGATCACCGTGGTGCCGCTGTCCCAGCCGGACTCCAGCGACCCGGGCCAGCTGACCACCGCCGCGCAGGCGGCGGCCTCGGCGCAGGCGGCGGAGCGCAACAAGGCCGCCCAGGCCGGCGGACGGCAGCAGAGCGACGGCGGCGCGAAACCGCAGGGGCAGCCGGTCACCGGCGGGTCGGCCACGCCGACCCCGGAGGCCACCGTCACCGGGCGGCCGGCCGAGGACAACCCGGCGCGGCCGGTGCCGGCCGGCGCCGGACCGGGCAAGTCGCTGCTCACCACCGGCGGCCGGCAGGTCGCGCTGACCTTCGACGACGGGCCGGACCCGGTGCTCACCCCGAAGATCCTCGCGATGCTCGGGAAGTACCAGGTGAAGGCGACCTTCTGCCTGGTCGGTTCGCAGGCGCGCAAGCACCCCGAGCTGGTCCGGCAGATCGTGGCGGCCGGGCACACGCTGTGCAACCACACCTTCGACCACGACCTGACGATCGGGAAGAAGAACGCCGGGCAGATCCGCGCCGACCTGGCCAGGACCAACCAGGCGATCCGGGACGCGGCACCGGGCGCGGCGATCCCGTTCTTCCGGGCGCCGGGCGGCAACTTCAGCGACAAGCTGGTCAAGGTGGCCTACGCCGACGGGATGTCCTCGCTCTACTGGGCAGTCGACCCGCGGGACTGGGAGCACCCGGCCGGCGAGAGCGACGCCGCGCACATCAAGCGGGTGATCAGCTCGGTGCGGAAGCAGACCACGCCGGGCGCGATCATCCTGTCCCACGACTTCAACCAGCCGGACACCATCGCCGCCTACCAGGAGCTGCTGCCCTGGCTGGTGAAGAACTTCCAGCTGGGCATCCCGTCCGGCACCGGCGAGACGCCGGTCACCCCGGCCACCACCGCGCCGACCCCGGCCACCCCCACGCCGTCGGCCAGCGCGACGACCGCGCCCGTTACGCCGACGACCACTCCGTCGGCCTCGCCCAGCAGCACGCCGTAA
- a CDS encoding carboxylate-amine ligase — MTTAAEGTTTISPELAERAEQHDLLTLGIEEEYLLVDAVEPRGVEAVEAVLAEVPEELRPSVQHEYLRSQIEVASPPQLELTGLREAMVSLRTGLADAAERAGSRLVAVGCGPAAGPSSRLVDEPRYHRMRERFGDLSPGQGVCGTHVHVSIPDEETGVQVLNLLRPWLPTLQAATANSPLAGGRDTGYASWRSMMWERWPTVGPTPYLRSHEHYLTLIADLQASGAMLDEGMLYWYARLSARYPTVEIRMGDVMPTLDDAMLLAALARALVATLVAEVRAGREGPEVSYPLLTAAHWRAAKDGLEGLGLDLATRETRPAWRLLRQLVDYVHPQLERHGDAELVTDLLERLRERGTGAARQRALLAKGTPVAGVVDWLARTTRGEM, encoded by the coding sequence ATGACAACCGCTGCCGAGGGCACTACGACGATCTCCCCGGAACTCGCCGAGCGCGCCGAGCAGCACGATCTGCTCACCCTCGGGATCGAGGAGGAATATCTGCTGGTCGACGCGGTCGAGCCGCGCGGCGTGGAGGCGGTCGAGGCGGTGCTCGCCGAGGTGCCCGAGGAGCTGCGGCCCTCGGTGCAGCACGAGTACCTGCGCAGCCAGATCGAGGTGGCCAGCCCACCGCAGCTGGAGCTGACCGGGCTGCGCGAGGCGATGGTGAGCTTGCGCACCGGGCTGGCCGACGCCGCCGAGCGGGCCGGGTCCCGGCTGGTCGCGGTGGGCTGCGGACCGGCCGCCGGGCCGAGCAGCCGGCTGGTCGACGAGCCGAGGTACCACCGGATGCGCGAGCGGTTCGGCGACCTCTCCCCCGGTCAGGGCGTCTGCGGCACGCACGTGCACGTGAGCATCCCGGACGAGGAGACCGGCGTGCAGGTGCTGAACCTGCTCCGGCCGTGGCTGCCCACCCTGCAGGCGGCGACCGCGAACTCACCGCTGGCCGGCGGCCGGGACACCGGGTACGCCAGCTGGCGCTCGATGATGTGGGAGCGCTGGCCGACCGTCGGCCCGACCCCCTACCTGCGGTCGCACGAGCACTATCTGACGCTGATCGCGGATCTGCAGGCCAGCGGCGCGATGCTCGACGAGGGCATGCTCTATTGGTACGCCCGGCTGTCCGCGCGTTACCCGACCGTGGAGATCCGGATGGGCGACGTGATGCCCACCCTGGACGACGCGATGCTGCTCGCCGCGCTGGCCCGGGCGCTGGTCGCGACCCTGGTCGCCGAGGTGCGGGCCGGGCGCGAGGGCCCCGAGGTGTCGTACCCGTTGCTGACCGCCGCGCACTGGCGGGCGGCGAAGGACGGCCTGGAGGGGCTCGGTCTGGACCTGGCCACCCGGGAGACCCGGCCGGCCTGGCGGCTGCTGCGGCAGCTGGTCGACTACGTGCACCCGCAGCTGGAGCGGCACGGCGACGCGGAGCTGGTCACCGACCTGCTGGAGCGGCTGCGGGAGCGGGGCACCGGCGCGGCCCGGCAGCGGGCGCTGCTGGCCAAGGGGACGCCGGTGGCCGGGGTGGTCGACTGGCTGGCCCGGACAACTCGTGGCGAGATGTGA
- a CDS encoding Fpg/Nei family DNA glycosylase, with amino-acid sequence MPEGHTIHRLAARHRELFAGHPVAVSSPQGRFASGAALLDGRVLRDTEAYGKHLLHHYEGDRVLHVHLGLYGKFTEGEPPLPEPVGQVRMRLSGAGHWLDLRGPTACEVLEPPAVDALRARLGADPLRDDADPDRSYRKVRSSTKPLFALLLDQSIVAGCGLIYANEVLFRAGLSPLTPGTAVGRECWTALWDDLRALMKEGVARGRIDTVHTQHTPEAMRRAPRVDRHGGEVYVYRRTAQPCLVCGTPVAIGPLAGRNLYWCPACQRR; translated from the coding sequence GTGCCGGAGGGACATACCATTCACCGCCTCGCCGCCCGCCATCGCGAGCTGTTCGCCGGCCATCCGGTGGCGGTGTCCAGCCCGCAGGGCCGGTTCGCGAGCGGCGCGGCGCTGCTCGACGGCCGGGTGCTGCGCGACACCGAGGCGTACGGCAAACACCTGCTGCACCACTACGAGGGCGACCGCGTCCTGCACGTCCACCTGGGGCTCTACGGCAAGTTCACCGAGGGTGAGCCGCCGCTGCCGGAGCCGGTGGGCCAGGTCCGGATGCGGCTGTCCGGCGCCGGTCACTGGCTCGACCTGCGCGGCCCGACCGCCTGTGAGGTGCTCGAGCCGCCCGCGGTCGACGCGCTGCGGGCCCGGCTGGGCGCCGACCCGCTGCGCGACGACGCCGACCCGGACCGGTCGTACCGGAAGGTCCGGTCCAGCACCAAGCCGCTCTTCGCGCTGCTGCTGGACCAGTCCATCGTGGCCGGCTGCGGGCTGATCTACGCGAACGAGGTGTTGTTCCGGGCCGGTCTCTCGCCGCTCACCCCGGGCACCGCGGTCGGCCGGGAGTGCTGGACGGCGCTCTGGGACGACCTGCGCGCCCTGATGAAAGAGGGCGTCGCCCGCGGCCGGATCGACACCGTGCACACCCAGCACACCCCGGAGGCGATGCGCCGGGCGCCGCGCGTCGACCGGCACGGCGGCGAGGTCTATGTCTACCGCCGCACCGCCCAGCCCTGCCTGGTCTGCGGCACCCCGGTCGCGATCGGTCCCCTGGCCGGTCGCAACCTCTACTGGTGCCCGGCCTGCCAGCGGCGCTGA